The Sesamum indicum cultivar Zhongzhi No. 13 linkage group LG2, S_indicum_v1.0, whole genome shotgun sequence genome contains a region encoding:
- the LOC105155400 gene encoding uncharacterized protein LOC105155400 isoform X3 has translation MKKRRARSGFSFSGQAAAAAGGGGGGSKEKEKEKEKAKAKGRVLLKYEALPEYLKDNEFIRDYYRCEWPLKDVVLSIFSLHNETLNIWTHFLGFMIFMGMMLMNLTEKMSIENVIAIGERSDGWLTSKTIYRSNASNVFFTVLRLAFALMDEESLASWRWFLRMLSKYLLPSDDDRVCLISDMHAGLINAINYVPAFKFSRGVHRFYLRHVCLNFNTKFKNIQLKDMCWRAGAKDNSRKFDRIMEEIKSLNEESYDWLGRIDKAQWTLAHDGSWRTGILTTNMSECINGVLKALYTV, from the exons atgaagaaacgAAGAGCGAGGAGCGGCTTCAGCTTTTCGGGGcaggcggcggcggcggccggtggcggtggtggtggtagtaaggagaaggagaaggagaaggagaaggcGAAGGCGAAGGGGAGGGTGCTGCTCAAGTACGAGGCGTTGCCGGAGTATTTGAAGGATAATGAGTTCATAAGGGACTATTACAGATGTGAATGGCCCTTGAAAGATGTTGTTCTCAGCATTTTCTCCTTGCACAACGAAACTTTGAACATTTGGAC GCATTTTTTGGGATTTATGATATTCATGGGGATGATGCTAATGAACTTGACAGAGAAAATGAGCATCGAGAACGTGATAGCGATTGGGGAGAGAAGCGACGGATGGCTGACTTCCAAAACGATCTACAGATCCAACGCCTCCAATGTTTTCTTTACG GTGCTGCGGTTAGCGTTTGCACTCATGGACGAAGAATCGCTTGCATCATGGCGTTGGTTCCTCCGAATGCTTTCCAAATATTTGTTGCCGTCAGATGATGATCGAGTTTGTTTGATTTCAGACATGCATGCTGGTTTGATCAATGCTATAAATTATGTACCCGCATTCAAATTTTCTCGCGGAGttcatcgattttatttacgGCATgtgtgtttgaattttaacACCAAATTCAAGAACATCCAGTTGAAGGATATGTGCTGGAGAGCAGGGGCTAAAGACAATTCTCGAAAATTTGATAGAATAATGGAAGAGATCAAATCATTGAATGAAGAATCATACGACTGGTTGGGGAGAATTGACAAGGCTCAATGGACGTTGGCGCATGATGGTAGTTGGAGAACGGGTATCCTCACTACAAACATGTCTGAGTGCATAAATGGAGTATTAAAAG CGCTCTACACGGTGTAA
- the LOC105155400 gene encoding uncharacterized protein LOC105155400 isoform X1 — translation MKKRRARSGFSFSGQAAAAAGGGGGGSKEKEKEKEKAKAKGRVLLKYEALPEYLKDNEFIRDYYRCEWPLKDVVLSIFSLHNETLNIWTHFLGFMIFMGMMLMNLTEKMSIENVIAIGERSDGWLTSKTIYRSNASNVFFTVLRLAFALMDEESLASWRWFLRMLSKYLLPSDDDRVCLISDMHAGLINAINYVPAFKFSRGVHRFYLRHVCLNFNTKFKNIQLKDMCWRAGAKDNSRKFDRIMEEIKSLNEESYDWLGRIDKAQWTLAHDGSWRTGILTTNMSECINGVLKGARRLPIMAIVQITLSHSV, via the exons atgaagaaacgAAGAGCGAGGAGCGGCTTCAGCTTTTCGGGGcaggcggcggcggcggccggtggcggtggtggtggtagtaaggagaaggagaaggagaaggagaaggcGAAGGCGAAGGGGAGGGTGCTGCTCAAGTACGAGGCGTTGCCGGAGTATTTGAAGGATAATGAGTTCATAAGGGACTATTACAGATGTGAATGGCCCTTGAAAGATGTTGTTCTCAGCATTTTCTCCTTGCACAACGAAACTTTGAACATTTGGAC GCATTTTTTGGGATTTATGATATTCATGGGGATGATGCTAATGAACTTGACAGAGAAAATGAGCATCGAGAACGTGATAGCGATTGGGGAGAGAAGCGACGGATGGCTGACTTCCAAAACGATCTACAGATCCAACGCCTCCAATGTTTTCTTTACG GTGCTGCGGTTAGCGTTTGCACTCATGGACGAAGAATCGCTTGCATCATGGCGTTGGTTCCTCCGAATGCTTTCCAAATATTTGTTGCCGTCAGATGATGATCGAGTTTGTTTGATTTCAGACATGCATGCTGGTTTGATCAATGCTATAAATTATGTACCCGCATTCAAATTTTCTCGCGGAGttcatcgattttatttacgGCATgtgtgtttgaattttaacACCAAATTCAAGAACATCCAGTTGAAGGATATGTGCTGGAGAGCAGGGGCTAAAGACAATTCTCGAAAATTTGATAGAATAATGGAAGAGATCAAATCATTGAATGAAGAATCATACGACTGGTTGGGGAGAATTGACAAGGCTCAATGGACGTTGGCGCATGATGGTAGTTGGAGAACGGGTATCCTCACTACAAACATGTCTGAGTGCATAAATGGAGTATTAAAAGGTGCGAGACGCTTACCAATTATGGCTATTGTGCAAATAACGTTATCCCACTCTGTGTAG
- the LOC105155400 gene encoding uncharacterized protein LOC105155400 isoform X2 — MKKRRARSGFSFSGQAAAAAGGGGGGSKEKEKEKEKAKAKGRVLLKYEALPEYLKDNEFIRDYYRCEWPLKDVVLSIFSLHNETLNIWTHFLGFMIFMGMMLMNLTEKMSIENVIAIGERSDGWLTSKTIYRSNASNVFFTVLRLAFALMDEESLASWRWFLRMLSKYLLPSDDDRVCLISDMHAGLINAINYVPAFKFSRGVHRFYLRHVCLNFNTKFKNIQLKDMCWRAGAKDNSRKFDRIMEEIKSLNEESYDWLGRIDKAQWTLAHDGSWRTGILTTNMSECINGVLKVFLAALYTV; from the exons atgaagaaacgAAGAGCGAGGAGCGGCTTCAGCTTTTCGGGGcaggcggcggcggcggccggtggcggtggtggtggtagtaaggagaaggagaaggagaaggagaaggcGAAGGCGAAGGGGAGGGTGCTGCTCAAGTACGAGGCGTTGCCGGAGTATTTGAAGGATAATGAGTTCATAAGGGACTATTACAGATGTGAATGGCCCTTGAAAGATGTTGTTCTCAGCATTTTCTCCTTGCACAACGAAACTTTGAACATTTGGAC GCATTTTTTGGGATTTATGATATTCATGGGGATGATGCTAATGAACTTGACAGAGAAAATGAGCATCGAGAACGTGATAGCGATTGGGGAGAGAAGCGACGGATGGCTGACTTCCAAAACGATCTACAGATCCAACGCCTCCAATGTTTTCTTTACG GTGCTGCGGTTAGCGTTTGCACTCATGGACGAAGAATCGCTTGCATCATGGCGTTGGTTCCTCCGAATGCTTTCCAAATATTTGTTGCCGTCAGATGATGATCGAGTTTGTTTGATTTCAGACATGCATGCTGGTTTGATCAATGCTATAAATTATGTACCCGCATTCAAATTTTCTCGCGGAGttcatcgattttatttacgGCATgtgtgtttgaattttaacACCAAATTCAAGAACATCCAGTTGAAGGATATGTGCTGGAGAGCAGGGGCTAAAGACAATTCTCGAAAATTTGATAGAATAATGGAAGAGATCAAATCATTGAATGAAGAATCATACGACTGGTTGGGGAGAATTGACAAGGCTCAATGGACGTTGGCGCATGATGGTAGTTGGAGAACGGGTATCCTCACTACAAACATGTCTGAGTGCATAAATGGAGTATTAAAAG TATTTCTTGCAGCGCTCTACACGGTGTAA